From a region of the Deinococcus sp. KSM4-11 genome:
- the rpsO gene encoding 30S ribosomal protein S15, with amino-acid sequence MIDKKQTVQDHAKHDKDTGGTHVQIGLLTARINNLAAHLNANKKDKHGQRGLQLMNGQRRRLLKYLERTNYDEYIALTDQLKIRRGQRIVR; translated from the coding sequence ATGATCGACAAGAAACAGACGGTTCAGGATCACGCCAAGCACGACAAAGACACCGGTGGCACGCACGTGCAGATCGGTCTGCTGACCGCGCGCATCAACAACCTGGCGGCGCACCTGAACGCCAACAAGAAAGACAAGCACGGCCAGCGCGGCCTGCAGCTGATGAACGGCCAGCGCCGCCGTCTGCTGAAGTATCTGGAGCGCACCAACTACGACGAGTACATCGCCCTGACGGATCAGCTGAAGATCCGCCGTGGCCAGCGCATCGTCCGCTAA
- a CDS encoding gamma-glutamylcyclotransferase family protein yields the protein MTPPDSPALTTVFVYGTLMPGERNEHVARQGGDFQARPATLSGYRLIDLRPEAYPGVVSGTDTDMVTGYALTYAPAEWPTVLSFLDALEGLHETPPLYRRAAVTVQVAGQDEPAWVYLYARADRLAQAGAQTVASGDWRTVSDRALPATGDR from the coding sequence ATGACCCCCCCAGATTCGCCGGCCCTGACCACCGTCTTCGTGTACGGCACCCTGATGCCGGGCGAACGCAACGAACACGTCGCCCGGCAGGGTGGGGACTTCCAGGCCCGGCCCGCCACGCTGTCCGGGTACCGTCTGATCGATCTGCGCCCCGAGGCGTATCCGGGCGTGGTTTCAGGAACGGACACGGACATGGTCACGGGTTATGCCCTCACCTATGCGCCGGCCGAGTGGCCCACTGTGTTGTCCTTCCTCGACGCCCTGGAGGGCCTGCACGAGACCCCTCCGCTGTACCGCCGCGCCGCCGTGACCGTGCAGGTGGCTGGTCAGGACGAGCCCGCCTGGGTGTACCTGTACGCCCGCGCCGACCGTCTGGCCCAGGCCGGAGCGCAGACGGTGGCCAGCGGCGACTGGCGCACCGTGTCGGATCGCGCCCTGCCCGCCACCGGCGACCGCTGA
- a CDS encoding XRE family transcriptional regulator — protein MPPTQDASLPAWLRGHRTALGLRQTEISAATREYGGPDTHITQSYLSRLEAGTRALQALTPARQDALRRALDITAGEWVARTGLPLLGPPPGEDVLGLLEVVRVPVRALATAGLPVTEDTASIIDHELVPARDHRPGMLVLEVNGDSMTTEAGGIRPGDRIYIDPGDLDLREGRIYVLHMPGLGLTVKRLRRFGPSLWLTSDNPDHPPVKPEEVTVVGRVYFHQPQGQRL, from the coding sequence ATGCCCCCGACCCAGGACGCCTCCCTGCCCGCCTGGCTGCGTGGCCACCGCACGGCCCTGGGCCTCCGCCAGACCGAGATCAGCGCGGCCACCCGCGAATACGGCGGGCCGGACACGCACATCACCCAGTCATACCTGAGCCGCCTGGAAGCGGGCACCCGCGCCCTCCAGGCCCTCACGCCTGCCCGGCAGGACGCCCTGCGCCGCGCCCTGGACATCACCGCTGGCGAGTGGGTCGCGCGCACAGGCCTGCCGCTGCTCGGCCCGCCCCCCGGTGAAGACGTGCTGGGTCTCCTGGAGGTCGTGCGGGTGCCCGTCCGTGCCCTGGCCACCGCTGGTCTGCCCGTCACTGAGGACACAGCCAGCATCATCGACCATGAACTCGTCCCGGCCCGCGACCACCGGCCAGGCATGCTGGTGCTGGAGGTGAACGGCGACTCCATGACCACCGAGGCCGGCGGCATCCGCCCCGGCGACCGCATCTACATCGACCCCGGCGACCTTGATCTGCGCGAGGGCCGCATCTACGTGCTGCACATGCCTGGCCTGGGCCTGACCGTCAAACGCCTGCGCCGCTTCGGGCCGTCCCTGTGGCTCACCAGCGACAATCCGGATCACCCGCCCGTGAAGCCCGAGGAAGTCACGGTGGTCGGCCGCGTGTACTTCCACCAGCCGCAGGGACAGCGCCTGTGA
- a CDS encoding S1C family serine protease, with protein sequence MNAESARPGRPAPSAFRAALLGLTLLLSGPAGAQGTLPSPPDTPLAPVVTPIAPPRTNVKTNRATPSKPLSAAEQKMLAALYAKVRPATLRIEQCPPTNCAAPDGIGTGVLISADGLALTAYHVVSKARALSAQTLDKKRYPVEVLGFDEQHDLAVLRVNVPKNTPYLTLTGKLPAVGDIELAVGNGNGDFLTSKTGRLTALNAEAGRADFPPGTLELDAPLIPGDSGGPIVNAKGELAGIVSYIRLSPSMMINNGTTPGVYRSYAVPITLTDALLAELKTGVKRDAPVIGVGLSQAFDPAFMLDEEGFRMLSDVLKLGPTPGAFFTSVSAGSPAALAGLKPLRLNSNQERESGDIVTEVNGKRVLNFSQFQYAVRAYRVGDTVTLTVLRDGKTLKLPITLTGSTKVNN encoded by the coding sequence ATGAACGCTGAGTCAGCCCGCCCGGGGCGCCCTGCTCCGTCTGCCTTTCGCGCGGCCCTGCTGGGGCTGACCCTGCTGCTGTCCGGGCCTGCTGGCGCGCAGGGCACCCTGCCTTCCCCGCCGGACACGCCGCTCGCGCCGGTTGTGACGCCGATCGCGCCCCCCCGCACCAACGTCAAGACGAACCGCGCCACGCCATCCAAGCCGCTGAGCGCCGCCGAGCAGAAGATGCTGGCCGCCCTGTACGCCAAGGTGCGGCCCGCCACGCTCCGGATCGAGCAGTGCCCGCCCACCAACTGCGCCGCGCCCGACGGGATCGGTACGGGTGTGCTGATCTCGGCCGATGGCCTGGCCCTGACGGCGTACCACGTAGTCTCCAAGGCCCGTGCCCTGAGCGCCCAGACGCTCGACAAGAAACGCTACCCGGTCGAGGTGCTGGGCTTCGACGAACAGCACGATCTGGCGGTGCTGCGCGTGAACGTGCCCAAAAACACGCCGTACCTGACACTGACCGGCAAGCTGCCCGCCGTGGGAGATATCGAACTGGCGGTCGGCAACGGCAACGGCGACTTCCTGACGTCCAAGACCGGCCGCCTGACGGCGCTGAACGCCGAGGCGGGTCGCGCCGATTTCCCGCCCGGCACGCTGGAACTCGACGCCCCGCTGATTCCCGGGGACAGCGGCGGCCCGATCGTGAACGCGAAGGGCGAACTGGCGGGCATCGTGAGCTACATCCGGCTGTCCCCCAGCATGATGATCAACAACGGCACGACGCCCGGCGTCTACCGCTCCTACGCCGTGCCGATCACGCTGACCGACGCTTTGCTGGCCGAGCTGAAGACCGGTGTGAAACGCGACGCGCCGGTGATCGGCGTGGGGCTCTCCCAGGCCTTTGATCCGGCGTTCATGCTGGACGAGGAGGGCTTCCGGATGCTCAGCGACGTTCTGAAGCTCGGCCCCACGCCCGGCGCGTTCTTCACGAGCGTCAGTGCAGGCAGTCCGGCGGCGCTGGCGGGCCTCAAGCCGCTGCGGCTGAACTCCAACCAGGAGCGGGAATCCGGGGACATCGTGACCGAGGTGAACGGCAAGCGGGTGCTGAACTTCAGCCAGTTCCAGTACGCCGTGAGGGCCTACCGCGTGGGAGACACGGTCACGCTGACCGTGTTGCGCGACGGCAAGACGCTGAAACTGCCGATCACGCTGACGGGCAGCACGAAAGTCAATAACTGA
- a CDS encoding multidrug DMT transporter, producing MDTLKKAGAMLAHLDLFHTMLDLRSLLQLAAHMEERGDRVTLISADTITLVGQGMTSEPSLSTSKGATIQATTAYRVLQGLKGHDAPEYAVTREELSALNARAVMELEGGDALRAFADTLTRITASADASPERPARARRLPEGEGAETPAA from the coding sequence ATGGACACCCTGAAGAAAGCCGGAGCGATGCTCGCGCACCTCGACCTCTTCCACACCATGCTGGACCTGCGAAGCCTGCTGCAACTGGCCGCGCACATGGAAGAACGCGGTGACCGGGTCACCCTGATCAGCGCCGACACGATCACCCTGGTCGGGCAGGGCATGACCAGCGAGCCCAGCCTGAGCACCAGCAAGGGCGCGACCATCCAGGCGACCACCGCGTACCGCGTCCTGCAGGGACTCAAGGGCCACGACGCGCCCGAATACGCCGTGACCCGCGAGGAACTCTCCGCGCTGAACGCCCGCGCGGTGATGGAACTCGAGGGGGGCGACGCCCTGCGCGCCTTCGCGGACACCCTGACCCGCATCACGGCCAGCGCGGATGCCAGCCCGGAACGACCCGCCCGTGCCCGCCGCCTGCCGGAAGGCGAGGGCGCCGAAACGCCCGCCGCGTAA
- a CDS encoding glutamine--tRNA ligase/YqeY domain fusion protein: protein MTVPAPTAPSAPTGGTPHVAPNFITEIIERDLQAGTVTQVVTRFPPEPSGYAHLGHVFASFLDFQTAAQYGGRYHLRMDDTNPDLATQEYVDAIADDLKWLGWDWGPHFYYASDYFERYYAYAEQLIRQGDAYVDSVSADEMARLRGDPRTPGTPSEYRSRTPEENLDMLRRMRAGEFPDGSHVLRAKIDLGSANMKLRDPVLYRILRGTHYRQGDAWCIYPMYDFQHPIQDAIEGVTHSMCSLEFVDNRAIYDWLMERLNFEPRPHQYEFGRRGLEYTITSKRKLRRLIEGNFVSGWDDPRMPTLRAQRRLGVTPDAVRAFAAQIGVSRTNRTVDLAVYENAVREDLNHRAPRVMAVLDPIRVTVTGLDAQTLSLPYWPYDVIAGSTDGLVGLPGGPRVLPEQAVRDVPIGPHLVIEREDFNPAPPKGYKRLTPGGTVRLRGAGIIRADSFESDAEGNVTHVHATLLGEGAKASGVIHWVDAAQGIAAEFRLYDRLFRVPNPEGEHEDDLEPVPDVHFDPDEAALEDGSAPTDAGFLRYLNPDSLKLTRGVVEPSVLSDPPGTRYQFERQGYFWRDPVDSHEDALVFGRIVTLKDTWGRAEARTEARQTKPEAAKTPDTKAPAKSAEARPAALSAEQEAEVARLTSLGAAEADARTVARDPALLAFLGNATPDATFAQVTSWAVNDLAPGVRAGEVRVDAAALAPLAARLAGGGVTMRVARTALMQAATTGEPPLDVIAREGLDAALSDDALARAVAEALAAHPDKVEAYRAGRTALRGFFTGQVMRATGGKAEPQAVAAALDAALATPEGGA, encoded by the coding sequence ATGACCGTTCCCGCCCCCACCGCACCCTCTGCCCCGACCGGCGGCACGCCGCACGTCGCGCCCAATTTTATTACCGAGATCATCGAACGCGACCTGCAGGCCGGAACCGTAACGCAGGTCGTGACCCGCTTTCCGCCGGAGCCCAGCGGCTACGCGCACCTGGGGCACGTGTTCGCGTCGTTCCTGGATTTCCAGACGGCCGCGCAGTACGGCGGGCGCTACCACCTGCGCATGGACGACACCAACCCGGATCTCGCCACACAGGAATATGTGGACGCCATTGCCGACGACCTGAAGTGGCTCGGCTGGGACTGGGGCCCACACTTCTACTACGCCAGCGATTACTTCGAGCGGTACTACGCCTACGCCGAGCAGCTGATCCGCCAGGGCGACGCCTACGTGGATTCGGTCAGCGCGGACGAGATGGCGCGGCTGCGCGGCGATCCGCGCACGCCCGGCACGCCCAGCGAGTACCGCTCGCGCACGCCAGAGGAGAACCTGGACATGCTGCGCCGAATGCGGGCCGGAGAGTTCCCGGACGGCTCACACGTGCTGCGCGCGAAGATCGACCTCGGCAGCGCCAACATGAAACTGCGCGACCCGGTGCTGTACCGCATCCTGCGCGGCACCCATTACCGGCAGGGCGACGCGTGGTGCATCTATCCCATGTACGACTTCCAGCATCCCATTCAGGACGCGATCGAGGGCGTGACGCATTCCATGTGCAGCCTGGAGTTCGTGGACAACCGCGCCATCTACGACTGGCTGATGGAACGCCTGAACTTCGAGCCTCGCCCGCACCAGTACGAGTTCGGGCGGCGCGGCCTGGAGTACACGATCACCAGCAAGCGCAAACTGCGCCGCCTGATCGAGGGCAACTTTGTCAGCGGCTGGGACGACCCGCGAATGCCGACCCTACGCGCCCAGCGGCGGCTGGGGGTCACGCCGGACGCCGTGCGGGCCTTCGCCGCGCAGATCGGCGTGAGCCGCACCAACCGCACCGTGGACCTCGCCGTCTACGAGAACGCCGTGCGCGAGGATCTGAACCACCGGGCGCCGCGCGTCATGGCGGTGCTCGACCCGATCCGTGTGACGGTCACAGGGCTGGACGCGCAGACCCTGAGCCTGCCGTACTGGCCCTACGACGTGATCGCCGGTTCAACGGACGGGCTGGTGGGCCTGCCCGGCGGGCCGCGGGTGCTTCCCGAGCAGGCGGTGCGGGACGTGCCGATCGGCCCGCACCTGGTCATCGAGCGCGAGGACTTCAATCCGGCGCCGCCAAAGGGCTACAAGCGCCTCACGCCGGGAGGCACGGTGCGACTGCGTGGCGCCGGGATCATCCGTGCGGACTCCTTCGAATCGGACGCCGAAGGGAATGTCACGCACGTGCACGCCACGCTGCTCGGCGAGGGTGCAAAGGCCAGTGGCGTGATCCACTGGGTGGACGCCGCGCAGGGAATTGCAGCCGAGTTCCGCCTGTACGACCGCCTGTTCCGCGTGCCGAACCCCGAGGGCGAACACGAGGACGATCTGGAACCCGTCCCGGACGTGCACTTCGATCCGGACGAGGCGGCCCTGGAGGACGGGTCGGCCCCGACCGACGCGGGCTTCCTGCGCTACCTGAATCCGGACAGCTTGAAGCTCACGCGCGGCGTGGTGGAACCCAGCGTGCTGAGCGACCCGCCGGGCACCCGCTACCAGTTCGAGCGGCAGGGCTACTTCTGGCGTGACCCGGTGGACAGCCATGAGGACGCGCTGGTCTTCGGGCGGATCGTGACGCTGAAGGACACCTGGGGCCGGGCGGAAGCGCGCACCGAGGCCCGCCAGACAAAACCCGAGGCGGCGAAGACGCCCGACACGAAAGCGCCTGCGAAGAGCGCGGAGGCCAGACCGGCGGCCCTCAGCGCGGAGCAGGAGGCCGAGGTCGCGCGCCTGACCTCGCTGGGAGCGGCAGAGGCCGATGCCCGCACGGTGGCGCGGGATCCGGCGCTGCTGGCCTTCCTGGGGAACGCCACGCCGGACGCCACGTTCGCGCAGGTGACCTCCTGGGCCGTGAACGACCTCGCGCCGGGCGTGCGGGCCGGCGAGGTGCGGGTGGACGCCGCCGCGCTCGCCCCGCTGGCCGCGCGGCTGGCCGGGGGCGGTGTGACCATGCGGGTGGCCCGCACGGCGCTGATGCAGGCCGCGACGACTGGCGAGCCTCCGCTGGACGTCATCGCCCGCGAGGGCCTGGACGCCGCCCTGAGTGACGACGCCCTTGCCCGCGCGGTCGCGGAGGCCCTGGCCGCCCACCCCGACAAGGTCGAGGCCTACCGGGCCGGGCGAACGGCCCTGCGGGGGTTCTTCACCGGTCAGGTGATGCGTGCCACGGGCGGCAAGGCCGAGCCGCAGGCGGTGGCAGCGGCGCTGGATGCGGCCCTGGCCACCCCAGAAGGCGGCGCCTGA
- a CDS encoding WD40 repeat domain-containing protein — MRLPSVMLLALTVTLGGAASALTLHPAGVYAVPGADVNFAWGLPGGRWAVSADNAVMVLGPDLKVMRAWHTLPGAIRALAVDPQGTRVAAMTRDRWSVWNLESGAELGSGQVYGNTLGFDADSNLLVMYHGALLRNTLEGGPERFRALEVGTSWDFFAVSPDGTHAVLMDGAQVQLVELAGGKVLASADLSDDPDGLAATFSPDGQAVVVRTGQEALILRSGEDALDIKNGSDLDLNASALYFSGDSQFVSVSGRRAQAYDLATGLLVGERFSLPASGGVVRGTDGRFLAVGRGVATFDPVTHTEQRRTDLVSSNAWLGAFLPDGKFYAGVDDLRALKGGLPLNVGPVDDLYGLEAQGGRIWTLNGTTVRVTQAGKVRALATLDEDAEYDTIAPTPDGTQAVVSGYYGLALVNAATGKVSAQVTSDGLKMEDIHAALPTPDGRGILIIPHSGEVVRYDVATGHVKTAFHLPSGASPSALQATPSGTLAVTYTDEDDASHVALIRPGTATPYRSLAVTASVQGLRFSPDGKLLALLSGGALNIYDTASGARLASAGPFNNVTSLITWAGSGKQVMVGSGLLGRAGSITVFNVLR, encoded by the coding sequence ATGCGATTGCCTTCCGTGATGCTCCTTGCCCTGACCGTGACCCTCGGCGGGGCGGCCAGCGCCCTGACCCTGCACCCCGCCGGGGTGTACGCCGTGCCAGGAGCCGACGTGAACTTCGCGTGGGGGCTGCCGGGCGGCCGCTGGGCCGTGAGCGCGGACAATGCCGTGATGGTGCTCGGGCCGGACCTGAAGGTGATGCGGGCGTGGCACACCCTGCCGGGCGCGATCCGGGCCCTCGCGGTCGATCCGCAGGGGACACGGGTCGCCGCCATGACCCGTGACCGCTGGAGCGTGTGGAACCTGGAGAGTGGCGCCGAGCTGGGCAGCGGGCAGGTGTACGGCAACACGCTGGGCTTCGACGCGGACAGCAACCTGCTGGTCATGTACCACGGCGCCCTGCTGCGCAACACGCTGGAGGGCGGCCCGGAGCGCTTCCGGGCCCTGGAGGTGGGCACGTCCTGGGACTTCTTCGCCGTGTCGCCGGACGGCACCCACGCCGTGCTGATGGACGGCGCGCAGGTGCAGCTGGTGGAGCTGGCGGGCGGGAAGGTGCTGGCCAGCGCCGACCTGTCCGACGATCCGGACGGCCTGGCCGCGACCTTCAGCCCGGATGGTCAGGCTGTGGTCGTCCGGACCGGCCAGGAGGCCCTGATCCTGCGCTCCGGCGAGGACGCGCTGGACATCAAGAACGGAAGCGACCTGGATCTGAACGCCTCCGCCCTGTACTTCAGCGGGGACAGCCAGTTCGTGTCCGTGAGTGGCCGTCGCGCCCAGGCGTACGACCTGGCTACGGGCCTACTGGTGGGCGAGCGGTTCAGCCTGCCGGCCAGCGGCGGCGTGGTGCGCGGCACGGACGGCCGCTTCCTGGCCGTCGGGCGCGGCGTGGCTACCTTCGATCCGGTCACGCACACCGAACAGCGCCGCACCGACCTGGTGTCCTCGAACGCGTGGCTGGGGGCGTTCCTGCCGGACGGGAAGTTCTACGCCGGCGTGGACGATCTGCGCGCCCTCAAGGGTGGCCTGCCCCTGAACGTGGGGCCGGTGGACGACCTGTACGGCTTGGAGGCGCAGGGGGGCCGGATCTGGACGCTGAACGGCACCACGGTGCGCGTGACCCAGGCCGGGAAAGTCCGCGCCTTAGCCACCCTGGACGAGGACGCCGAGTACGACACCATCGCGCCCACGCCGGACGGCACGCAGGCCGTGGTGAGCGGCTATTACGGGCTGGCCCTGGTGAACGCGGCCACGGGCAAGGTCAGCGCGCAGGTCACGTCCGACGGGCTGAAGATGGAAGACATCCACGCCGCGCTGCCCACGCCGGACGGCCGGGGCATCCTGATCATTCCGCACAGCGGCGAGGTGGTGCGGTACGACGTGGCGACCGGCCACGTGAAGACCGCGTTCCACCTGCCGTCCGGCGCGAGCCCGAGTGCCCTGCAGGCCACGCCCAGCGGCACCCTGGCCGTGACGTACACCGACGAGGACGACGCCTCCCACGTGGCCCTGATCCGTCCCGGCACAGCCACGCCGTACCGCTCCCTGGCCGTGACCGCCTCCGTCCAGGGCCTGCGCTTCAGCCCGGACGGCAAGCTGCTGGCCCTGCTGAGCGGCGGCGCCCTGAACATCTACGACACGGCCAGCGGCGCGCGGCTGGCCAGTGCCGGCCCCTTCAACAACGTGACCAGCCTGATCACCTGGGCGGGCAGCGGCAAGCAGGTGATGGTCGGCTCCGGCCTGCTGGGCCGGGCGGGCAGCATCACCGTGTTCAACGTGCTGCGCTGA
- a CDS encoding carboxypeptidase M32: protein MTTGHADTTWDSLTRHWQELSDLGGVGAVLGWDQSTFLPPAAAEGRARQQALMAGIRHARATDAAYGTLLDAAQARSDWSPVQQRMLTVARREFEEATRFPAAFVQAFSQHTGESYSAWVEARPANDFGRMVPYLEKTLDLSLQAAAYFPEFASPMDYFIDQSDEGMTSEVVDRVFAELRAALVPLVEAVAQAPAPRTDFLLRLYPVAKQLQLGQRIALAYGYDTSRGRQDLTAHPFMTRVGDQDVRITTRVKENDLTEALYSTLHETGHALYEQGVAADLLGTPLGGGVSSGVHESQSRLWENLVGRSRAFWAAYFPMFRDAFPDQLADVTEDEMYHAVNAAQRSLIRTDADELTYNLHVITRYDLERDLLSGQLAVRDLAGAWHAAYQTNLGLHAPSDVDGVLQDVHWYGGGIGGAFQGYTLGNVLSAQFYAAAQQALPGLASDTARGEFTALHGWLREHVYAPGGTFKPAELVQRVTGEPMNVGPYLTYLRGKYMALYGLH from the coding sequence ATGACCACCGGACATGCGGACACCACCTGGGACAGCCTGACGCGGCATTGGCAGGAGCTTTCGGACCTCGGAGGCGTGGGGGCTGTGCTCGGCTGGGATCAGAGCACCTTCCTGCCCCCGGCAGCGGCCGAAGGCCGGGCGCGGCAGCAGGCACTCATGGCGGGCATCCGGCACGCGCGGGCGACCGACGCGGCCTACGGCACGCTGCTGGACGCCGCGCAGGCCCGCTCGGACTGGTCGCCGGTGCAGCAGCGGATGCTGACGGTCGCGCGGCGCGAGTTCGAGGAGGCCACGCGGTTCCCGGCGGCCTTCGTGCAGGCATTCTCGCAGCACACCGGAGAGTCGTACTCGGCGTGGGTGGAGGCGCGGCCCGCGAACGACTTCGGGCGGATGGTGCCGTACCTGGAGAAGACGCTCGACCTGAGCCTGCAGGCGGCCGCGTACTTCCCGGAATTCGCGTCGCCGATGGATTACTTCATCGACCAGTCGGACGAGGGCATGACCTCGGAGGTGGTCGACCGGGTGTTCGCCGAGTTGCGCGCGGCGCTCGTTCCGCTGGTGGAGGCAGTGGCGCAGGCTCCGGCGCCACGCACGGACTTTCTGCTGCGCCTATACCCGGTGGCCAAGCAGCTTCAGCTGGGGCAGCGGATCGCGCTGGCCTACGGGTACGACACCTCGCGGGGCCGGCAGGATCTGACCGCGCACCCGTTCATGACGCGCGTGGGCGACCAGGACGTGCGGATCACGACCCGCGTGAAGGAAAACGACCTGACCGAGGCGCTGTACTCGACCCTCCACGAGACGGGCCACGCGCTGTACGAGCAGGGCGTGGCCGCCGACCTGCTCGGCACGCCCCTGGGCGGCGGCGTGAGCTCCGGCGTGCACGAGAGCCAGTCGCGGTTGTGGGAGAACCTGGTGGGCCGCTCGCGGGCCTTCTGGGCGGCGTACTTCCCGATGTTCCGGGACGCCTTCCCGGATCAGCTCGCGGACGTGACGGAAGACGAGATGTACCACGCGGTGAACGCCGCGCAGCGCAGCCTGATCCGCACGGACGCCGATGAGCTGACGTACAACCTGCACGTGATCACCCGCTATGACCTGGAACGCGACCTGCTCTCGGGCCAGCTGGCGGTGCGTGATCTGGCCGGCGCGTGGCACGCGGCCTACCAGACGAACCTGGGGCTGCACGCCCCCAGCGACGTGGACGGCGTCTTGCAGGACGTGCACTGGTACGGCGGCGGGATCGGCGGGGCCTTCCAGGGGTACACGCTGGGGAACGTGCTGAGCGCGCAGTTCTACGCGGCGGCGCAGCAGGCCCTCCCGGGCCTGGCGTCGGACACCGCGCGGGGGGAGTTCACGGCCCTGCACGGCTGGCTGCGCGAGCACGTGTACGCGCCCGGCGGCACCTTCAAACCGGCGGAACTGGTGCAGCGCGTGACCGGCGAGCCCATGAACGTCGGGCCGTACCTGACGTACCTGCGCGGAAAGTACATGGCGTTGTACGGGCTGCACTGA
- the sufU gene encoding Fe-S cluster assembly sulfur transfer protein SufU: protein MGTLENLYKQVILDHSRKPRHFGELPDATYTETGHNPSCGDRVQLMLKLDGDVIAEARFVGKGCAISMASASLMTSALRGRTLAQAAEVERAFLQMIRTGEPAAELGDLVALQGVHSLHTRVKCATLPWQTLDVLLQQAAVQE, encoded by the coding sequence ATGGGTACACTCGAAAACCTCTACAAGCAGGTGATCCTCGACCACTCGCGCAAGCCCCGCCATTTCGGCGAGCTGCCGGACGCGACGTATACCGAGACCGGGCACAATCCCAGCTGCGGAGACCGCGTACAGCTGATGCTGAAACTCGATGGGGACGTGATCGCGGAGGCCCGTTTCGTCGGGAAGGGCTGCGCGATCTCGATGGCGAGCGCGAGCCTGATGACCTCGGCGCTCCGGGGCAGAACGCTGGCGCAGGCTGCCGAGGTGGAACGCGCCTTCCTGCAGATGATCCGTACGGGGGAACCGGCGGCGGAACTGGGAGATCTGGTGGCCTTGCAGGGCGTGCACTCGCTCCACACGCGCGTGAAGTGCGCCACGCTGCCGTGGCAGACGCTGGACGTGTTGCTGCAACAGGCGGCCGTGCAGGAGTAA
- a CDS encoding LacI family DNA-binding transcriptional regulator — translation MPSIQDVAKLAHVSTATASRALSRPDMVAPATRERVVQAAQRLGYQPNVLARSLRQKETRTIGLIVADILNPFHAMLAKGVQDAADRHGYTVFLFNSDEEPAKELRAMDTLRGHLPTGLIVAPTSGTRTHLKTLPNLPVVELDRVSGHPGTTTVTVDNLGGAMTGTQHLIGLGHRRIGMIVGQQDISTAIDRHEGYRAALRTSGIPYDPTLVLSGHHREDDGYRAARQLLSGPADTRPTALFVGNNEMTVGAVLAARELNLGIPHDLSIVGFDDSRWAQTMTPPLTVISQPAYDLGRLACEHLIGQLGLAHPSPASVQLPTTLIIRHSTGPPAGSGSTAQAALPSLVLSPHPR, via the coding sequence ATGCCCAGCATCCAGGACGTCGCCAAACTCGCCCACGTGTCCACCGCCACCGCCTCGCGCGCGCTGAGCCGGCCGGACATGGTGGCCCCGGCCACCCGGGAACGGGTGGTGCAGGCAGCCCAGCGCCTCGGCTACCAGCCGAACGTCCTGGCGCGCAGTCTGAGGCAGAAAGAAACGCGCACCATCGGCCTGATCGTGGCCGACATCCTCAACCCCTTCCACGCCATGCTCGCCAAAGGCGTCCAGGACGCGGCGGATCGTCACGGGTACACGGTCTTCCTGTTCAACAGCGACGAGGAGCCCGCCAAGGAACTGCGGGCCATGGACACCCTGCGCGGTCACCTGCCCACCGGCCTGATCGTCGCCCCCACCAGCGGCACCCGCACCCACCTCAAGACCCTGCCGAACCTGCCGGTCGTGGAACTCGACCGCGTGAGCGGCCACCCCGGCACGACCACCGTGACCGTGGACAACCTGGGCGGCGCCATGACGGGCACACAGCATCTGATCGGTCTGGGCCATCGCCGGATCGGCATGATCGTCGGGCAGCAGGACATCAGCACCGCCATCGACCGGCACGAGGGCTACCGCGCCGCGCTGCGGACGTCCGGAATTCCGTACGACCCCACCCTGGTGCTGTCGGGGCACCACCGCGAGGACGACGGGTACCGCGCCGCCCGGCAGCTGTTGAGCGGGCCGGCCGACACCCGACCCACCGCGCTGTTCGTGGGCAACAATGAAATGACCGTGGGTGCCGTCCTGGCCGCCCGTGAACTGAACCTGGGTATTCCACACGACCTGTCGATCGTGGGATTCGACGATTCCCGCTGGGCGCAGACCATGACCCCGCCCCTGACCGTGATCTCGCAGCCTGCCTACGACCTGGGCCGCCTGGCCTGCGAGCACCTGATCGGCCAGCTGGGCCTCGCGCACCCGTCCCCCGCATCGGTGCAGCTTCCCACCACCCTGATCATCCGGCACTCCACCGGGCCGCCTGCCGGCTCCGGCTCGACCGCACAGGCCGCCCTCCCGTCCCTCGTCCTCTCGCCCCACCCACGTTAA